TTTGCCTTATAGCGCCAGTAGTTGCTTACAAAATCCGCTGCCTTACGGTGGCGTTTATTTAATACGAATCTTCTTTTTTCTTTAAGTACGATCCCGTACCAGGATAATTTTAAAATTGCTGTTGAAACTGTATGCCGGTTAAGACCTGTCATTGCAGCGATATCTGTGATAGTATGGGAGTATGTCAGCGAACTCAATATTTCAAGGGATGAATATGAGAACATTTCTTCTACAGGGAGTCTTGGATATTCTTTCAAAAACTCTTCCAGTGAGCATGCATGAAGTGTATTTGCCCGTTTTACAAATACCTTTTTCCCATCCCTTTTTTTTTGTACGAATCCCTCTTCAGCGAGTGAAGATACTATCAGGGATATAGTAGAGTGGTCTAATCCGAGCGTAACTTCAAGTTCGGATATGGAAACTGGTTGTTTTAGTTCCTTGAATATTGCAAAGGCTGTAGAACCTGGCATATTGTATAATAATTTCAAAATGATATATAAATATTGTTGTAAATATTAGACACAGATGGCATCAACATCACCCTACAAAACCCTCAAGAGATTCTTCCGGCTGCATATTTTCCACAACAGGCTGCATATCAATGTACACTTCAGGAAAATCGGTCTGTTTGTACTTTTCCACCACCCTAAAACCCCAGCCTCTCATAGAAACTCATACTTTCGGGCTTGAAATCCACAGTAAGGTAACGGTAGCCTATGATCCCTGACACTGACAAAGCCAGCCCGATAACAGCCAGGACCAGGAACCTGCCACATCACCCTCCAGGGCTGGTCGGGACAGCCCCGTATCGCTCCATCAGCGCCGTGATAAACAGCATGCCTGCTGCGATCGCGGTCCCCCTGACATACTGGATCACGATCTAGGTTGTGTACCCTTGAACCACAAAATAGAAATTGCTGTAAAGCATAAGAAATTATCATGGCTTCAGTAAAAGAACAGATGATCCATATCATACACAATCAGCCAAATGATAGTTCATACGATGAAATCCTTAAGGAGTTGGCCTTCCACAGGATGATCGAACATGGACTTGCTGATTCCAAACAAGGCAGGACAATTTCCAATAAAGAGATGGAGCGTCGTATTCGTTCATGGTCGAATTGAACTGGACCCACGAAGCAGAACAATGGCTTCATGACATTTACGATTACATCTCGAAAGAAAATCCAGACGCTGCACTTCAAACAATAGAATCCATTTACAAAAAGGTTCAAATCCTAAAAGAATTCCCTGAATCAGGATATTATTACAACCGCAATCATTCCCACCATATACGTATCCTGCTTTATGGCCACTACCGCATCGCTTATTTAATAAAACCTGATAGAAATATCGACATCCTCGGTGTTTTTCATGGCTCTCTTGATATTGAGCGCTATCTCGTAGAATCGGATTAGACTTATGAATATTCCAACCTTCATCCCTGTGCCCCTTCAATGAGGGGGGTGCATGTCAATAGAAAGCTGTGGATGTTCAATGATCAGTTCCTCATTAAAGCCACATACCTGGCTAACACCAACATCACCCCACAAAATCCGCAAGAGATTCTTCCGGCTGCATCCTTTCCACAACAGGTTGCATATCAACATCCCAGGAAAATCAGTCTGCCTGTACCTCTCCACCACCCTGAACCCCAGCCTCTCATAGAAACTCATACTCTCAGGCTTGGAATCCACAGTAAGGTACCGGCAGCCTATGATCTCAGATACTGATAAAGCCAGCCCGGCAGCAGCCAGAACATCCACAAACATTAAATACTAATCCGCATTAGTACTAATCATG
This genomic stretch from ANME-2 cluster archaeon harbors:
- a CDS encoding winged helix-turn-helix transcriptional regulator — its product is MPGSTAFAIFKELKQPVSISELEVTLGLDHSTISLIVSSLAEEGFVQKKRDGKKVFVKRANTLHACSLEEFLKEYPRLPVEEMFSYSSLEILSSLTYSHTITDIAAMTGLNRHTVSTAILKLSWYGIVLKEKRRFVLNKRHRKAADFVSNYWRYKANQRLSDIAGDGIILWQRGREFLFKTQTYLEHTSGLHIQPTATTVFSQYDLGIMTGTRYYFHTRRGLSVDDHIIHTMLIDPLNPIINSYAAALAMRSGAKDLLNTGRRYDMEEHAASLLEYLKIQEKNSDRVLPWNEYMDIFDSLVVR
- a CDS encoding type II toxin-antitoxin system RelE/ParE family toxin, giving the protein MVELNWTHEAEQWLHDIYDYISKENPDAALQTIESIYKKVQILKEFPESGYYYNRNHSHHIRILLYGHYRIAYLIKPDRNIDILGVFHGSLDIERYLVESD
- a CDS encoding GNAT family N-acetyltransferase, with protein sequence MFVDVLAAAGLALSVSEIIGCRYLTVDSKPESMSFYERLGFRVVERYRQTDFPGMLICNLLWKGCSRKNLLRILWGDVGVSQVCGFNEELIIEHPQLSIDMHPPH